The following proteins are co-located in the Flavobacterium sp. CECT 9288 genome:
- a CDS encoding FMN-binding negative transcriptional regulator translates to MYIPDIYRNENAAEIKKFLYENSFGILINQSNSKLCATHIPLELETNSEGKEILCGHISKENPQWKGFLENDEVLAVFSGPHSYISSSWYDHENVPTWNYIAVQIHGKIKIIDHEAAVESLKRLVDKYEKGSENPIRIEDLSAKTMRQAKGIVAFEIEITEINATKKMSQNRDQKNYQNIIEALEKVNTPQAIATATEMKKCPI, encoded by the coding sequence ATGTACATTCCTGATATTTACAGAAACGAAAATGCAGCAGAAATAAAAAAATTTCTTTACGAAAACAGTTTTGGTATACTCATCAATCAGTCTAATAGTAAACTGTGTGCTACTCATATTCCATTAGAGCTAGAAACTAACAGTGAAGGAAAAGAAATTTTGTGCGGTCATATTTCAAAAGAGAATCCACAATGGAAAGGATTCTTAGAAAATGACGAAGTTTTAGCAGTATTTTCTGGACCTCACAGTTACATATCTTCTTCGTGGTACGATCATGAAAATGTGCCAACTTGGAATTATATTGCAGTTCAAATACATGGGAAAATCAAAATAATTGATCACGAAGCAGCTGTAGAATCCTTAAAAAGGTTAGTAGATAAATACGAAAAAGGTTCAGAAAACCCAATTCGTATTGAAGATTTATCAGCAAAAACAATGCGCCAAGCAAAGGGAATTGTAGCCTTTGAGATTGAAATTACAGAAATTAATGCTACTAAGAAAATGTCTCAAAATAGAGACCAAAAAAATTATCAAAACATTATTGAAGCGTTAGAAAAAGTAAATACTCCACAAGCCATTGCAACTGCAACTGAAATGAAAAAATGTCCTATTTAA
- the murB gene encoding UDP-N-acetylmuramate dehydrogenase, which yields MNILPHFSLKKHNTFGIDAFAKKFIAVHTVAELEIVLNQNQNTELFILGGGSNMLLTQDIDALVIHVDLKGKKIINENDDFVWVESQAGENWHEFVLWTINQDFGGLENMSLIPGNVGTTPVQNIGAYGAEIKDTFAYCEAMNIENQEIKTFTKDECNFGYRESIFKHEVKNQFVITSVVFKLTKKNHKINISYGDISGELDKKNITNPTLVDVSNAVITIRKSKLPDPKELGNSGSFFKNPIVLKSDFEKIHQRFPEMKFYEISDTEVKVPAGWLIEQAGFKGKRFGDAGVHKNQALVLVNYGNATGKEILNVAHEIQDTVFKLFGIRIEAEVNII from the coding sequence ATGAACATACTACCCCACTTTTCACTAAAAAAACACAACACTTTTGGCATTGATGCTTTCGCAAAAAAATTTATAGCCGTACATACCGTCGCAGAATTAGAAATAGTATTAAACCAGAATCAAAATACTGAACTATTTATTTTAGGTGGGGGCAGCAACATGCTACTAACACAAGACATTGACGCTCTTGTAATTCATGTAGATTTAAAAGGCAAAAAAATCATCAATGAAAATGATGACTTTGTGTGGGTTGAGAGTCAAGCAGGTGAAAATTGGCATGAATTTGTACTATGGACTATCAACCAAGATTTTGGAGGATTAGAAAACATGTCCCTTATTCCGGGTAATGTAGGTACAACTCCTGTTCAGAATATTGGGGCTTATGGTGCCGAGATAAAAGATACTTTTGCTTATTGCGAAGCAATGAACATTGAAAACCAAGAAATTAAAACGTTCACTAAGGATGAATGCAACTTTGGTTATCGAGAAAGTATTTTTAAACATGAGGTGAAAAATCAATTCGTAATTACATCCGTAGTTTTTAAACTCACCAAGAAAAACCATAAAATAAACATCTCATACGGAGATATTTCAGGTGAATTAGACAAAAAAAATATCACAAATCCTACTCTTGTAGACGTTAGTAATGCTGTTATTACAATCCGAAAAAGTAAACTACCCGACCCTAAAGAATTGGGCAACAGTGGTAGTTTTTTTAAAAACCCAATAGTTTTAAAATCTGATTTTGAAAAAATACACCAACGCTTTCCTGAAATGAAATTCTATGAAATTTCAGATACTGAGGTTAAAGTTCCCGCGGGTTGGCTGATTGAGCAAGCAGGTTTTAAAGGCAAACGTTTTGGTGATGCGGGTGTACATAAAAACCAGGCTTTAGTTCTTGTAAATTATGGCAATGCTACAGGAAAAGAGATATTAAATGTAGCGCATGAAATTCAAGATACCGTGTTTAAACTTTTTGGAATTCGTATTGAAGCAGAAGTTAACATTATATGA